TGGCCGCCGCAAAAGTAGCACAGAGGGAGGCAGCGAATGGCTAAGCTCTCCGTGATCACTCTTGTACTGAATGAAGAGCATAATATTGCCAATTGCCTCGAAAGCGTGAAATGGGCTGACGAAATTATTGTTGTTGATTCGGGCAGTACCGACAAGACAGTTGAACTGGCGCGGCGGTTTACCGACAAGGTTTTGACAGTTGAGTGGAAGGGTTACGGCGCAACTAAGAATGTAGCGTTGGATCGCGCGACGGGAGATTGGATTTTATGGCTTGATGCGGATGAACGTGTGCCCCCCGAACTGGCTGAGGAGATACAGTTGGTATTGCGGGAAGACACAATGTATGCGGGCTTTGAGGTTGCGAGGAGGGCGTACTTTCTCGGCAAGTGGATCAGGCATTGCGGCTGGTATCCGGGACGTGTGACGAG
This Bacteroidota bacterium DNA region includes the following protein-coding sequences:
- a CDS encoding glycosyltransferase family 2 protein, giving the protein MAKLSVITLVLNEEHNIANCLESVKWADEIIVVDSGSTDKTVELARRFTDKVLTVEWKGYGATKNVALDRATGDWILWLDADERVPPELAEEIQLVLREDTMYAGFEVARRAYFLGKWIRHCGWYPGRVTRLFRKDKSRFTETNVHEQIVVVGKIGNLQHDLLHFTDPDLQHYFSKFNNYTTLAAKDMHAARKTFSMYDILVRPPFLFFKMYIARRGFLDGIQGFMLSVVSSAYVFTKYAKLWELQHKTMKEESHGLQG